A region of Vigna radiata var. radiata cultivar VC1973A chromosome 6, Vradiata_ver6, whole genome shotgun sequence DNA encodes the following proteins:
- the LOC106765061 gene encoding LRR receptor-like serine/threonine-protein kinase: MSLSLRNLSPSSKIFSLSLLLLFHCCYSQLNEQGQALLAWKNSLNSSADALVSWNPSSTTPCNWFGVRCNLEGEVVEINLTSVNLQGSLPSNFQLFRSLKILALSAANITGRIPKEIGDCKELISIDLSGNFLFGEIPEEICRLSKLQTLALHTNFLEGNIPSSIGNLSSLVNLTLYDNKLSGEIPKSISSLTELQVLRVGGNTNLKGEVPWDIGNCTNLVVLGLAETSISGNLPSSIGMLKRVQTIAIYTTLLSGSIPEEIGKCSELQNLYLYQNSISGSIPSQIGELSKLKNLLLWQNNIVGIIPEELGSCTQLEVIDMSENLLTGSIPTSFGKLSNLQGLQLSVNKLSGIIPPEITNCTSLTQLEVDNNAISGEIPPGIGNLRSLTLFFAWQNKLTGKIPDSLSQCQDLQALDLSYNNLTGPIPKQLFGLRNLTKLLLLSNDLSGFIPPEIGNCTSLYRLRLNHNRLSGTVPSEITNLKNLNFLDVSSNHLVGEIPPTLFRCQNLEFLDLHSNSLIGSVPNNLPKNLQLIDLSDNRLTGELSHSIGSLTELAKLNLGKNQLSGSIPAEILSCSKLQLLDLGSNSFSGEIPEEIAQIPSLEIFLNLSCNQFSGEIPPQFSSLRKLGVLDLSHNKLSGKLDALSDLQNLVSLNVSFNDFTGELPNTPFFRKLPLSDLTGNDGLYIVGSITPADRKEAKVHARLFMKIILSILLSSSAVLVLLTIHVLIRAHVSNKALMGNNNWVLTLYQKFEFSVDDIVRNLTSSNVIGTGSSGVVYKVTVPNGQTLAVKKMWSSAESGAFTSEIQTLSSIRHKNIIKLLGWGSSKNMKLLFYEYLPNGSLSSLLHGSGKGKAEWEIRYDVMVGVANALAYLHHDCEPSILHGDVKAMNVLLGPGYQPYLSDFGLARIASENGDCTNSKPVQRPYLAGSYGYMAPEHASMQQITEKSDVYSFGVVLLEVLTGRHPLDPTLPGGGAHLVQWVRNHLASKGDPSDILDPTLIGRTDSTVHEMLQALAVSFLCVSTRAEDRPTMKDTVAMLREIRFAEAPTTASDASNGVSTVHASPLPLKTVVSHGTSKCSFNFSEDSIC; this comes from the exons ATGTCTTTAAGCTTGAGGAATCTCTCACCTTCTTCCAAAATCTTCTCCCTCTCTTtgcttcttttatttcattgttGTTACTCCCAGCTTAATGAGCAAGGCCAAGCTCTTTTAGCATGGAAAAACAGTTTAAACAGTTCTGCAGATGCATTAGTATCTTGGAATCCTTCCAGCACAACCCCATGCAATTGGTTTGGGGTGCGCTGCAACTTAGAAGGAGAGGTGGTTGAGATAAACCTGACTTCAGTCAACTTGCAAGGCTCGTTACCCTcaaattttcaacttttcaGGTCCTTGAAGATTCTTGCCCTCTCAGCAGCCAACATCACAGGCAGGATTCCCAAGGAGATTGGAGACTGTAAAGAGCTCATTTCCATTGATCTCAGTGGCAATTTTCTCTTTGGTGAAATCCCAGAAGAAATTTGCAGGCTGAGCAAACTGCAGACTTTAGCTCTGCATACCAACTTTCTTGAAGGCAACATTCCATCCAGCATAGGAAATTTATCGAGTCTGGTGAACTTGACACTCTATGACAACAAACTGAGTGGCGAAATTCCAAAGAGTATTAGCTCATTAACTGAGCTCCAAGTGTTGAGAGTAGGAGGGAACACAAACCTTAAGGGTGAGGTGCCATGGGATATTGGAAACTGCACCAACTTGGTGGTGTTAGGCCTTGCAGAAACCAGCATTTCTGGGAATCTTCCTTCTTCAATAGGGATGCTGAAAAGAGTTCAAACCATAGCCATTTACACAACTCTGCTGTCAGGCTCTATACCAGAAGAGATAGGGAAGTGCAGTGAGTTGCAGAACCTGTACTTGTATCAGAACTCAATCTCCGGTTCAATCCCAAGTCAAATTGGAGAGCTCAGCAAGCTTAAGAATCTTCTCTTGTGGCAAAACAATATAGTTGGTATAATCCCAGAAGAGCTTGGAAGCTGCACTCAACTGGAAGTCATAGACATGTCAGAAAATCTTCTCACTGGTAGCATACCAACCAGTTTTGGTAAGCTATCAAATCTGCAAGGGCTTCAACTGAGTGTTAACAAGCTTTCAGGCATTATACCTCCTGAAATCACAAATTGCACTTCCCTGACTCAACTGGAAGTTGACAATAATGCTATCTCTGGAGAGATTCCTCCTGGTATCGGAAACTTGAGAAGCTTGACTCTCTTCTTTGCATGGCAGAACAAGCTGACAGGAAAAATCCCAGATAGTCTTTCTCAGTGCCAAGATCTTCAGGCACTTGATCTCTCTTACAACAATTTAACTGGTCCAATACCCAAACAACTTTTTGGACTGAGGAACCTCACTAAACTGCTGCTTCTTTCCAATGATTTGTCTGGCTTTATACCACCTGAGATAGGTAATTGCACAAGCCTCTACAGGTTGAGGTTAAATCACAATAGACTGTCAGGTACAGTTCCATCTGAGATCACCAACTTGAAGAATTTGAACTTTTTGGACGTGAGCAGCAATCATCTTGTAGGGGAAATTCCTCCTACACTATTCAGATGCCAAAACCTTGAGTTTCTGGACCTTCACTCAAACAGTCTTATTGGCTCAGTTCCAAACAATCTGCCCAAAAACCTGCAGTTAATCGACCTCTCAGACAACAGGCTAACAGGTGAACTGAGCCATTCCATTGGTTCATTAACCGAGTTAGCCAAACTCAACTTGGGAAAGAATCAACTCAGCGGAAGCATCCCTGCTGAGATCCTATCTTGCTCCAAGTTACAACTTCTGGACTTGGGAAGCAATAGTTTCTCTGGAGAAATTCCCGAGGAAATTGCTCAAATTCCTTCACTAGAAATCTTTCTCAATCTTAGCTGTAACCAGTTTTCTGGTGAAATTCCACCCCAGTTCTCCAGTCTTAGAAAACTTGGAGTGCTAGACCTCTCCCACAACAAGCTCTCAGGGAAGTTGGATGCTCTCTCTGACCTTCAAAATCTTGTTTCGTTAAATGTTTCCTTCAATGACTTCACCGGAGAATTGCCTAACACCCCATTCTTCAGGAAGCTCCCTCTCAGTGATCTCACAGGAAATGATGGCCTCTACATTGTTGGTTCTATAACTCCGGCTGACAGAAAGGAAGCCAAGGTTCATGCCAGgttgtttatgaaaattatattatccaTTCTCTTAAGCTCCAGTGCAGTACTAGTACTGCTCACAATCCATGTCTTGATTCGTGCTCATGTTTCTAACAAAGCACTCATGGGAAACAACAATTGGGTGCTAACTCTGTATCAGAAGTTTGAATTCTCAGTTGATGATATTGTCCGGAATTTGACTTCATCCAATGTGATTGGCACTGGAAGCTCTGGAGTTGTGTACAAGGTTACAGTTCCAAATGGCCAAACACTAGCAGTGAAAAAGATGTGGTCATCGGCAGAGTCAGGAGCATTTACTTCCGAAATTCAAACACTGAGTTCAATTAGACATAAAAACATCATCAAGCTTCTGGGTTGGGGGTCCAGCAAGAACATGAAGCTGCTGTTTTATGAGTACCTCCCTAACGGAAGCCTGAGCTCATTACTTCATGGTTCAGGAAAGGGAAAAGCAGAATGGGAAATCAGATATGATGTTATGGTAGGAGTGGCTAATGCACTTGCATATTTGCACCATGATTGTGAGCCTTCCATATTGCATGGAGATGTCAAAGCCATGAACGTGCTGTTAGGTCCTGGCTATCAGCCTTACCTATCTGACTTTGGCCTAGCTAGAATTGCAAGTGAAAATGGTGATTGTACAAATTCCAAGCCAGTTCAAAGACCCTACCTTGCTGGCTCCTATGGGTACATGGCTCCAG AACATGCATCTATGCAGCAGATCACTGAGAAGAGTGATGTGTACAGTTTTGGGGTGGTCCTACTTGAGGTCCTGACAGGAAGGCACCCCCTTGACCCAACACTTCCTGGAGGTGGTGCACACTTGGTTCAGTGGGTTAGGAACCACTTAGCAAGCAAAGGAGACCCATCTGACATTCTTGACCCAACACTCATAGGAAGAACTGATTCCACTGTGCATGAAATGTTACAAGCTCTAGCTGTCTCATTTCTATGTGTCAGCACCAGAGCTGAGGACCGTCCAACAATGAAGGACACTGTTGCAATGCTTAGGGAAATCCGATTTGCTGAGGCACCAACCACAGCTTCTGATGCATCGAATGGAGTTTCAACAGTGCATGCTTCTCCATTACCTCTTAAAACTGTAGTTTCACATGGAACTTCTAAATGTTCCTTTAATTTTTCTGAGGACTCAATCTGTTGA
- the LOC106764113 gene encoding uncharacterized protein LOC106764113, translated as MNMAGFAGNMVFKVSCQLPSRFFSISRSIWKSPIACVKCRDFSSSLSVRYIASTFHRVKLSETALPVKSRECCSFSDVNVLKINGGKDVHATIAHCEMSQDANEICSDFFDDSEQGSFDQIEEVAELTIHQGGDSGDQDLIQIDKIISDVEESAVKLLAARALTALELRKKLLGKRFSPNSVDAVINKFQRRGLINDRLYAESFSQSRWSSSSWGPRRIKQALFKKGVSQADAEKAVEVVFKDNDCAEDHKSVIGLSKHSLDHLYTQVSKQWFRGPNVPKETRKSRIVRWLQYRGFDWNVINLMLKKLDRQDQNSP; from the exons ATGAACATGGCAGGTTTCGCGGGAAACATGGTGTTCAAAGTATCGTGCCAGCTTCCTTCTCGCTTTTTTTCAATTTCCCG gaGCATTTGGAAGTCGCCGATTGCGTGCGTGAAGTGCAGAGATTTCAGTTCTTCTCTTTCGGTTAGGTACATTGCTAGTACGTTCCACAGGGTGAAACTATCTGAAACTGCTCTGCCAGTGAAAAGTCGGGAATGTTGTAGTTTTTCCGATGTTAATGTGCTCAAGATAAATGGTGGAAAAGATGTGCATGCAACAATTGCCCATTGTGAAATGTCTCAAGATGCGAATGAAATTTGCTCTGACTTCTTTGATGACAGTGAACAAG GTTCTTTCGATCAAATTGAAGAGGTTGCAGAGCTGACTATCCATCAAGGAGGAGACTCTGGTGACCAGGATTTGAtacaaattgacaaaattattaGTGATGTTGAGGAATCTGCTGTTAAATTACTTGCTGCTAG GGCACTCACAGCACTTGAGTTAAGAAAGAAATTGCTTGGAAAGAGATTCTCTCCTAATTCAGTGGATGCTGTGATAAACAAGTTCCAGCGAAG AGGGTTGATCAATGATAGGTTGTATGCTGAATCATTTTCTCAGTCAAGATGGTCTTCATCAAGTTGGGGACCAAGGCGGATCAAACAA GCACTGTTCAAGAAGGGTGTTAGTCAAGCTGATGCTGAGAAGGCAGTGGAAGTGGTCTTTAAGGACAATGATTGCGCCGAAGATCACAAGTCAGTTATTGGCTTGTCAAAACATTCCTTGGATCATCTTTATACTCAAGTCTCAAAGCAGTGGTTCAGAGGTCCGAATGTTCCCAAGGAGacaagaaaatcaagaatcgtTCGGTGGCTTCAGTATCGTGGTTTTGACTGGAATGTCATTAACTTGATGCTAAAGAAATTAGACAGGCAGGACCAGAATTCTCCGTAG
- the LOC111241795 gene encoding LOW QUALITY PROTEIN: uncharacterized protein LOC111241795 (The sequence of the model RefSeq protein was modified relative to this genomic sequence to represent the inferred CDS: substituted 2 bases at 2 genomic stop codons) — translation MHCCCIVRSIYDGFTNHNSLXPLEKITXILQSQSRIVQIIWSMAHSLVKPVVLTLQEPSSRLKTSTDATTREEDTPQNSVTFVYQTKVAESLRSVTVSWCKDSTEHFLSVNVDNTLEENKFSCKIDLESGHAWGKKGLRSFEMAGARVDIYWDLRHAKFSTSPQPNSGYYVALVYKKEVLLLLGDLQNDAFERTKSKPSPEEATLVCKRDNVYGKKVFCTRAILENGKTEHDVVIETSLSGPDDPEMWITIDGTLTSRVMNLHWRFRGNDIVMVNNFPVQIFWDVHDWLFTNDIGPSPAFFVFKPGFLEATNDRECPERSGDSSTLELLEDNSCTTGFCHFLYAWRTA, via the coding sequence GATGGGTTTACCAATCATAATTCTCTCTGACCATTGGAGAAAATCACATAAATTTTGCAGTCTCAATCCAGAATTGTCCAAATCATATGGTCAATGGCTCATTCTCTTGTAAAACCTGTGGTGTTAACCTTGCAAGAACCATCATCCAGGTTGAAAACATCCACGGATGCTACAACGAGAGAAGAAGATACCCCTCAGAATTCTGTCACCTTTGTTTATCAAACCAAAGTAGCAGAATCATTGCGAAGCGTAACAGTTTCATGGTGCAAGGACAGCACGGAGCATTTCCTTTCCGTGAACGTGGATAACACATTAGAAGAAAACAAGTTTTCCTGCAAGATTGATTTGGAATCCGGACATGCTTGGGGGAAAAAGGGCCTCAGGTCCTTTGAAATGGCAGGTGCAAGAGTAGACATTTACTGGGATCTCCGACACGCCAAATTCTCCACAAGTCCACAGCCTAACTCAGGTTATTACGTTGCATTGGTTTACAAGAAAGAGGTGCTTCTGTTGTTGGGAGATTTACAGAATGATGCTTTTGAAAGAACCAAATCAAAACCATCCCCAGAAGAAGCTACCTTGGTATGCAAGAGAGACAATGTGTATGGGAAGAAGGTGTTTTGTACCAGAGCCATTCTGGAAAATGGTAAGACAGAACATGATGTTGTGATTGAGACTTCCCTTTCTGGTCCTGATGATCCAGAAATGTGGATTACCATAGATGGTACGCTCACAAGCAGAGTAATGAACTTGCATTGGAGATTCAGAGGGAATGATATAGTGATGGTGAACAATTTTCCAGTGCAAATCTTTTGGGATGTGCATGATTGGCTTTTTACAAATGACATTGGTCCAAGCCCTGCCTTCTTCGTTTTCAAGCCAGGATTTTTGGAAGCTACCAACGACAGAGAATGCCCAGAAAGATCTGGAGATAGCAGCACACTTGAACTACTAGAGGATAATTCATGCACCACAGGATTTTGCCATTTTCTCTATGCTTGGAGAACTGCTTGA